The nucleotide window TATAACATCCTCCTGCGTGCCCAGAGGATAGCCCCCCAGCCCTTTGTGCTGGTGCGATATCAGAAACAGGTGCTGATCACGGATCTCGAGCTTAACTGTGACTTCAGGGTTGTGCAGATCCACCCCTCGGGTTTCACAGTGCTCTAACAAGCCTCCGCCGATGTAACGCTCCAGGTCGGTGGATTTAAACTCATGCTTGCCACCCCGTTTAATACGTACAACAAAGGTTTTACCCTTTATCTGCTCACCATAAACCGCTTTAGTGATCTGAAACACCTCGTCAAAAGAACCTAAAGGGTACTGATCGACCTCCAGGATATGCTGAATACCCGGCGTACACTGCATCAGTTCGATAGCCCGCTCTCTCAGCTCCGCTTCCGCAGAAGGCAACTCGACCTCAACCCTGTCCCAGAGTCCACGCACCTTAATATCATTATCGATACGCTTCAGTGTCACCTGCAGGTTGGACTGCAGACGCTGAATAAAGCGCTTACGCACAGGTTTACTCTTGATAGTGATTTCGGGAAAGAGTTTGACGATAAATTTCATGGTTTACATCTGCACAGGGTTAGAAGGCCGGCCATTATACATTGCCGCGAAGAGGGGACAAAATTCATACAGTCATCGCAGATATAAATCAGACGAAAAGGAGATTCTGATTAAGGAATATCAGCTGCCTTTCAGGCAAACGGAAATGAGACTACTAAGGAAGATTCAGTCAGGGAAAAGGGATACAAGTGGCGCGCCCGGCACGATTCGAACGTGCGACCGCCTGGTTCGTAGCCAGGTACTCTATCCAGCTGAGCTACGGGCGCGTACAGGTAATACTTCAAGCAAGAAAAACGGTGGTGAGATATTTAATGGGATGGCGCGCCCGGCACGATTCGAACGTGCGACCGCCTGGTTCGTAGCCAGGTACTCTATCCAGCTGAGCTACGGGCGCTTAACCCAAAAAATGTTGCATTGCCATTATTTAAACACTTTCAAAAATCACAAAACAATTTTTGGAAGTGGCGCGCCCGGCACGATTCGAACGTGCGACCGCCTGGTTCGTAGCCAGGTACTCTATCCAGCTGAGCTACGGGCGCTAAATGGCGGTGAGCGAGGGATTCGAACCCTCGATAGAGTTTCCCCTATACGCCCTTAGCAGGGGCGCGCCTTCAGCCACTCGGCCAGCTCACCTAAACAACGGCGCGTATAGTACAATACTGATTTTCAAAAGAAAAGCATAAAAACCAGAAAAGAAAAATTATTCGCTATCCTGCTCTTTTTCTTTCTGAATTCGCTGATAGATCTCTTCACGATGGACAGATACGTCTTTAGGTGCGTTAACACCGATACGCACCTGATTGCCCTTGACACCCAATACGGTAACGGTAACGTCATCACCAACCATTAGGGTTTCACCAACACGGCGAGTAAGAATAAGCATAGAAAAATCTCCTTATTTAACAGACAAGTACTACAGACCTGACCGCTCCTGTTTGCATTATAGCGTAACAACGGGCTGCCGCAGGGTGACCTTGCGTTAAACATCATAATTGTCCAGCAATGATCTAACTATAGACCACTGCTGTTAAGTTTATTCGCTAACTGTATCAGCCGCGTCCAGATCAAATGCTGAGTGCAATCCACGCACAGCCAGCTCAAGGTATTTCTCTGCAATCACAACAGAAACCTTAATTTCAGACGTTGATATCATCTGAATATTAATATTGTCCCCAGCCAATGTATCAAACATCTTACTTGCAACACCAGCATGAGATCGCATACCTACACCCACAATGGAGACTTTAGCAATTTTATTATTGCCAACGATCTCCCGCGCACCCAGCTCATCTTTAATTTTGAGCAGAATATCATGCGCAGCGGCAAAGTCATTGCGGTGTACGGTGAATGTAAAGTCAGTGGATTTATCCGCCGCAACATTCTGAAGAATCATGTCAACTTCAATATTTGCGCGGCTGATCGGTCCTAAAATACGAGAAGCGACACCGGGAATATCGGGCACACCCAGAACTGTCAGCTTTGCTTCATCGCGGTTAAATGCAATACCTGAGATGACCGGTTTTTCCACTGTATCGTCTTCCTCTGTTGTAATAAGTGTGCCAGGACCATCCTGAAAACTATGCAGAACCCGCAGTGGCACATTATATTTACCCGCAAATTCGACAGAGCGAATCTGCAGAACCTTTGAACCGAGACTGGCCATTTCCAGCATCTCTTCAAAAGTGATTTTATCCATACGTTGCGCGCCTTCCACGACCCGTGGGTCAGTGGTATATACACCATCAACATCCGTATAGATCTGACACTCGTCTGCCTTCAGAGCAGCAGCAAGCGCTACGCCAGTTGTGTCTGAACCGCCACGCCCCAGAGTGGTTATATTACCGTCAGGATCAACCCCCTGAAAACCAGCAACAACCACGACCCGTCCCTGCTGAAGGTCAGCACGCATACCATCAACTTCAATATCCTGAATCCGTGCTTTCATATGCACATCATCAGTCAGAATTTTGACCTGCCCACCGGTATACGAGCGGGCACTGACGCCCCGCGCTTCAAGCGCCATACATAACAGGGCAATCGTTACCTGCTCCCCCGTTGACACCAGCACATCCATTTCACGGGGACTCGGCTGCTCCTGCATCTCTTTAGCCAGGCCTATCAATCGGTTTGTTTCACCGCTCATCGCGGAGACAACAACCACGATATCGTGCCCTGCTTCACGGAACCCTTTGACCTTATCGGCTACACCCTGAATACGTTCAACAGTACCGACAGAGGTTCCACCATATTTCTGTACATATAGGGCCATACTTATCCGTTCCCTTCATCAGCCTAACGGCTGCAGTTATTACACGCTCTTATTACAAGCTCTGCCCGACCAGCTGCTGAACATCAGCCAGCGCCGCGGGTAGAGCATCAGTTTCAGTACCGCCGCCCTGAGCAAAATCAGGACGACCGCCGCCTTTACCACCCAGCCGGGCAGTCAGTTCGCGCACCAGATCACCGGCCTTAACCTGACCGGTCAGATCTTTAGTGACCCCCGCAGCCAGACTCACCTTACCGTCAGCGATGGTTGCCAGAACCACAACGCCGCTACCGAGCTTATTCTTCAGCTGATCAATCGTATCGCGCAGCGTCTTCGGGTCCACGCCCTCTAACTGCTCGGCCAGCACCCTGATCCCTTTAACATCGACAGCACTGCTCAACAGGTCAGCGCCTTTGGCGGCTGCCAGTTTGGCCTTCATCTGCTCAAGCTCTTTTTCCAGCTGCCGGCTCTTACTCACCTGCTCCTGAAGTTTCGACTCCAGCTGAACCGCAGACTGATCGATATACTCCAGTGCTCTCGCGCCGGTTACTGCTTCGATACGGCGTACGCCGGCAGCAATACCGCCCTCTGAAATAATTTTCAGCAGCGCGATATCACCGGTGCGACTAGCGTGGGTTCCGCCGCAAAGCTCGACAGAAAACCCTTCACCCATCGTCAGAACACGGACAGTATCTTCATATTTCTCACCGAACAGAGCCGCTGCGCCGGTCTGTTTCGCGTCGTCGAGATCCATAATTTCGGTCTTTACTGCTGAGTTCAGACGGATCTGTTCGTTACAGATCTGCTCAATCTGTTTTATCTCTTCAGGCTTTACCGCTTCAAAGTGAGAGAAGTCGAATCGCAGCCGGTCAGCATCACAGAGCGAACCTTTCTGCTGGACATGCTCACCCAATACAAGGCGTAGTGCTTCATGCAGAATATGAGTTGCCGAGTGATTGACTGCCGTAGCCCGGCGCTTCGCCTGATCAACCTGCGCAGAAACAGTATCGCCGATTGCCAGACTACCATTAACCAGCACACCATGATGCAGGTGATTCTTTGATTCTTTAGTACAGTCATCAACCCGGAACTCCGTTCCGTTCGCGATTAATGAGCCCTTATCGCCCACCTGTCCACCGGATTCACCGTAGAATGGTGTCTGATCCAGCACCACCATACCTTTATCACCCGCATTTAACTGCTCAACAGCTTCACCATCACTGAACAGAGCAACCACTCTTGATGTACCGTCCAGCTGCGTATAACCAACAAACTCTGTCTGGCCATCAAGACGGATAGCTTCATTGTAATCAACGTTAAACTTACCAGCTGCACGGGCACGGGTACGCTGATCGTCCATCGCCCGGTCAAAGCCATCCATATCGACGGTTAACTTATGCTCACGGGCAACATCGGCGGTCAGATCGACAGGAAAACCATAGGTATCATAAAGCTTAAACACTGTTTCACCGGGAATCTCCGTGCTGCTCAGGTTAGTAATAACCTCTTCCAGCAGGCGCAGTCCATGATCCAGGGTTTTAGCAAACTGCTCTTCCTCTTTCAGCAACACCCGCTCAATCTGCGCTTGTTTCTCTTTCAGCTCAGGGTAGGCATCGCCCATCTCGGAAACCAGCGCTGCCACCAGTGAATTAAAGAAGGACCCGGTGGCTCCCAGCTTATTGCCATGACGTACGGCACGTCGGATAATCCGACGCAGGACATAGCCCGCGCCCTCGTTGGAGGGGATCACGCCATCGCAGATGAGAAAGGCACAGGAACGAATATGGTCTGCAATTACCCGCAATGACTGGGTATCGGTCTCTTGGCAGCCAACCGCCGCTGAGGCGGCTTTCAAAAGGTTTTGAAACAGGTCGATCTCATAGTTAGAGTGAACGCCCTGCAGTACAGCCGCAATTCGCTCCAGTCCCATACCGGTATCGATAGATGGATTCGGCAGTGGCTCCATTGAGCCATCAGCAGACCGGTTAAACTGCATAAATACCAGGTTCCAGATCTCGATGTAACGATCGCCATCCTCTTCAGGACTCCCGGGAGGCCCGCCCCAGACATCGGCGCCATGATCGTAAAAGATCTCACTTGAGGGACCACAGGGACCGGTATCACCCATCGACCAGAAATTATCTTCATCCAGCCTGGAGAAGCGCTCCGGATCGATGCCCATCTCGTCTTTCCAGATTTTCTCAGCTTCATCATCGGAAATGTGCACGGTTACCCAAAGCTTTTCTTTGGGTAACTCAAGCACTTCAGTCAGAAAATGCCAGGCAAAGCGAATAGCATCGCGCTTAAAGTAGTCACCAAAACTGAAGTTACCCAGCATTTCGAAGAAAGTATGGTGACGGGCAGTGTAACCGACATTATCCAGATCATTATGTTTACCACCGGCACGAACACAGCGCTGACTGGTCGTTGCCCGGGTATAAGAGCGTTTATCGCTACCGAGGAAGACATCTTTAAACTGTACCATCCCCGCATTGGTAAACATCAGGGTGGGGTCATTCCCGGGAATCAGTGAACTACTGTCTACAACTTCATGCCCCTGAGACTGAAAATATCCCAGAAAGGCCTGACGCAGTTCAGCACTTGTCATATTTTTCATAGCTTTAGTCGCTCTAATACCTAACCGTCACCGGACCTGCTTCCGATACAAAACAAAAACTTAGAAACAGGCATGGAATTCATTATAAAAATGGCGAAGTAGTATATAACGAGACGATTAAATCTACGAATTTTTTTACCTTCGAGGCTGTTTTTTAAAAGTTTCTCATGGACAACAGAGCAACCAGTCATACATAGGCGTTACTCCTGGCCCATTGCGGATCCGATGACATAGCTAATCTGCTCTGAAGTGAAGCCCCGCTGAGCCATAAAACGCATTCTTTTGCCACGTTCCTTATAATCAGACGGGTCCAGATCCGTTCTGTATTTGCGCTGATACAAATCCAGCGCCAACGTGAACCAGTCAGGCTCTGCCGATTCAAAAGCCGCCGCTATCAACTCACCGTCAATCCCTTTACGCTGCAGTTCAAAACGTATTTTTATCAGTCCCTGCCCCTGCCCAATCCGCATACGGATGAAACTTTCGGTAAAACGCTGATCGGACTGATAACCATTGAGTGCCAGGCCATCAAGCACAGCGTCGATATCAATGTCTTCACAACGACTCGCCAACTTATCCCGTAACTCTTTGCGGGAGTGCTCTCTGCGTGCCAGCAACCCGATCGCAGCATTTTTGGCTTCAGATTGAGTCTGGTACATACCCCCCACCTATCTAAACTGATTTTTTGACACTATTTCCCCAGACGTATCGCCGTATTACTAACCGGCGTAACGAACCTGTGGATACAAAAAAGGAGCCATTCGGCTCCTTTCATTTATACAGATCAATCGGTTACAGATCCAGTTGTGGCTCTGCCTCCGCTTGTTCCTCTTTAACTTTGGGCTTCACTACCGCCAGCAGTTTTTCACGGATCGCCGCTTCTACCTCGGTTGCGATCTCAGGGTGCTCTTCAAGATATTTTGCGGCATTAGCCTTACCCTGACCAATCTTGGTTCCCTGATAGGCATACCATGCGCCGGACTTATCAACAAAGCCATGCTTAACGCCCAGATCGATCACTTCGCCCATATGGTAGATACCCGCACCATACATAATCTGGAACTCCGCTTCGCGGAAAGGCGGTGCGACCTTATTTTTAACAACCTTAACCCGGGTCTCGTTACCAACGATCTCATCGCCCTGCTTCACCGCCCCTATCCGCCGGATATCCAGTCGAACCGATGCGTAAAATTTCAGCGCATTACCACCGGTGGTTGTTTCAGGGCTACCGAACATGACACCGATCTTCATACGAATCTGGTTAATGAAAATAACCAGAGTATTAGCATTCTTTACATTACCGGTTAATTTACGCAGCGCCTGAGACATCAGACGAGCCTGAAGCCCCATATGGGAGTCCCCCATCTCACCCTCAATTTCAGCTTTAGGTGTTAAGGCGGCTACCGAGTCAACCACCAGCACATCGACAGCATTGGAACGCACCAGCATGTCGGTAATTTCCAGTGCCTGCTCGCCGGTATCGGGCTGAGAAACCAGCATTTCATCAACATTCACACCCAGTTTTTCTGCGTAACCAGGATCCAGCGCATGCTCCGCATCAACGAAGGCACAGGTTTTACCCATTTTCTGGGCTTCAGCAATAACCTGCAAAGTCAGAGTCGTTTTACCCGAAGATTCAGGTCCGTAAATCTCAACAATCCGGCCAGTCGGCAGGCCGCCAATTCCAAGCGCAATATCCAGCCCTAATGAGCCGGTTGATATTGCCGGAATCGCTTCCCGGGGATGATCCCCCATCTTCATTACGGCACCTTTACCAAACTGACGTTCAATCTGACTCAGGGCAGCATCAAGTGCTTTCTGTCTGTTCGCATCCATTGTAATGACCTATCTCTGCAACGCAGTTAAAATACTGTATGTTTGACCAGCATTATTAACATAGCGCGTTGTGTTTGCAAGAAAAAAATATGTTTTTTTATACAGTGTTTTTATTTAGTTGTTTTATAAGCCCTTTTAACGCTTCCCTGACTGCTGACAGACGGACTGCATGGCGATCGCCGGCAAACTGAAAACAACGGGCTTCCACCTCACGCCCCTCAAAATACCAGGCCATCCATACCGTGCCCACGGGCTTTTGCGGGGTTCCGCCCCCGGGGCCTGCCACACCACTGATAGACACACTCAATACCGCCCGGCTGTTATCAACGGCTCCTTTAGCCATCGCCATCACCACCGGCTCACTGACCGCACCATCACTGATAAACAGCTCTGCCGGCACGCCCAGCATCCGGGCTTTAGCCTCATTACTGTAGGTAACAAAGCCACATTCAAACCAGTCTGAACTTCCTGCCAGCGCAGTAATTTCCTGCGCCACCCATCCCCCGGTACAGGACTCCGCGGTTGCAATCCTGATCTGCTTATTCAGTGCCAGTTGTGCCAGTGTTTCAACCAGCGGGTTTATCTCTGTCATCACTATTCCGAACGCTGTAATTACTATACAAAAAATATTTTCACGCGCCGCCTGAGACCGCCGTCGTCAGCTCCACCTTTACTAGGCTCAACGCTATTTTCGGGACTTTATGGACGGGATTGGCAAGGCGACAATCATATCCCGCAACCCCCAGGCGATGTAAGCATAGATGATCAAAATAACATGCGCTGCACACTCAAATATGACAATACAGTCACCAATGTCCCTGAAATCCGGAATTAATTAAATCGACACAGCCCGGGAAAAGCCCCGTCAGTACTGGAAGACTAGCGGTAACCCGTGGAATGCAGGAATGGTGAGGATTCTGAGCGACTCCCGGCAGCGGCACGCGCAGATCCGGTTGAGTACTCCGGACAGTTTCTCAGCCGTTATGGCAGAGCGGGTACAGGGCAATAACCGATATTTTTAATCGTAAGAGATACTGTCTATAACTGATTTAATGCCTCTGAAAACATACCAGTAATACACGACTGTCGGTGTGTTTTCCCAGGGTAAATTATATGCAGCTACACAACCCAGGCCGCCATCCGTCGCAACGGACTACTTAGCTGACGAAACAAGATTTATTCAGATACGCTTCAACCGCCGGTTACCGGCGGGAAAAAAGCGACCTCATCGCCCGGAGTAATGGCTTTATCGCGGGAACAAATTTCCTGATTAACCGCAGTACAGATCAATTTACTCGCAAGGGCTGATTGCCATTTATCGCCTCGCAGGCTCCCCAGATACATCATTAAGTCCGCAACGGTCTGGACCTGTTCAGGCAATTCAACAGCCTCCCTGTCGACTCCGAGAACGTCTCTTAAGCCGGCAAAATAACACAGTGTCAGCATTACTCCTGCACCTCAACTCCGTGGATTCAATATCGCTATCGTCATCCGTTTAACCATCGCCCTGTCCCAGCTTGCCTGATACTTCAGACTGATCAGACAGCCGCCTGATCTGCTTGCGTACTATTCTCAGTATGGTAAAGCTTGATGCCCGATAGCAGCTTCAGGATATCCAGAGTCGAGACCGCACCACAGATTTTTTCATCCCGTGTAATAAAGATCCTGTGCACGCCTCTGCTGTGCATCGTTTCGGCAAGTTCAGTCACCGGCGTCGTGTCAGATGCCGAAATAATAGACCGGGTCATAATCTCGGCGACCAGATGGTTTTTATGCTGATCACCATCGGATAAACCTAATTCATCCGGTGAGAAGCCTTCAAGGGTATTGTAATAGTACTGCGTGGTGGGGTTTTCATTCATTGAGTGCGATGGATTACCGTCAAATGTGAGAATATCACTCAGGCTGACGACGCCGATAAACTCTCTCTTAGACGATAACACCGGTGCGCCGGTGACTTTATGACGGTTAAAAAAATCGATCAGGGTCTGGATAGACCAATGCTCTGACACTGTCAGTAAGTCTTGTG belongs to Amphritea atlantica and includes:
- the alaS gene encoding alanine--tRNA ligase, translating into MTSAELRQAFLGYFQSQGHEVVDSSSLIPGNDPTLMFTNAGMVQFKDVFLGSDKRSYTRATTSQRCVRAGGKHNDLDNVGYTARHHTFFEMLGNFSFGDYFKRDAIRFAWHFLTEVLELPKEKLWVTVHISDDEAEKIWKDEMGIDPERFSRLDEDNFWSMGDTGPCGPSSEIFYDHGADVWGGPPGSPEEDGDRYIEIWNLVFMQFNRSADGSMEPLPNPSIDTGMGLERIAAVLQGVHSNYEIDLFQNLLKAASAAVGCQETDTQSLRVIADHIRSCAFLICDGVIPSNEGAGYVLRRIIRRAVRHGNKLGATGSFFNSLVAALVSEMGDAYPELKEKQAQIERVLLKEEEQFAKTLDHGLRLLEEVITNLSSTEIPGETVFKLYDTYGFPVDLTADVAREHKLTVDMDGFDRAMDDQRTRARAAGKFNVDYNEAIRLDGQTEFVGYTQLDGTSRVVALFSDGEAVEQLNAGDKGMVVLDQTPFYGESGGQVGDKGSLIANGTEFRVDDCTKESKNHLHHGVLVNGSLAIGDTVSAQVDQAKRRATAVNHSATHILHEALRLVLGEHVQQKGSLCDADRLRFDFSHFEAVKPEEIKQIEQICNEQIRLNSAVKTEIMDLDDAKQTGAAALFGEKYEDTVRVLTMGEGFSVELCGGTHASRTGDIALLKIISEGGIAAGVRRIEAVTGARALEYIDQSAVQLESKLQEQVSKSRQLEKELEQMKAKLAAAKGADLLSSAVDVKGIRVLAEQLEGVDPKTLRDTIDQLKNKLGSGVVVLATIADGKVSLAAGVTKDLTGQVKAGDLVRELTARLGGKGGGRPDFAQGGGTETDALPAALADVQQLVGQSL
- the recA gene encoding recombinase RecA; amino-acid sequence: MDANRQKALDAALSQIERQFGKGAVMKMGDHPREAIPAISTGSLGLDIALGIGGLPTGRIVEIYGPESSGKTTLTLQVIAEAQKMGKTCAFVDAEHALDPGYAEKLGVNVDEMLVSQPDTGEQALEITDMLVRSNAVDVLVVDSVAALTPKAEIEGEMGDSHMGLQARLMSQALRKLTGNVKNANTLVIFINQIRMKIGVMFGSPETTTGGNALKFYASVRLDIRRIGAVKQGDEIVGNETRVKVVKNKVAPPFREAEFQIMYGAGIYHMGEVIDLGVKHGFVDKSGAWYAYQGTKIGQGKANAAKYLEEHPEIATEVEAAIREKLLAVVKPKVKEEQAEAEPQLDL
- a CDS encoding regulatory protein RecX, producing the protein MYQTQSEAKNAAIGLLARREHSRKELRDKLASRCEDIDIDAVLDGLALNGYQSDQRFTESFIRMRIGQGQGLIKIRFELQRKGIDGELIAAAFESAEPDWFTLALDLYQRKYRTDLDPSDYKERGKRMRFMAQRGFTSEQISYVIGSAMGQE
- a CDS encoding CinA family protein, encoding MTEINPLVETLAQLALNKQIRIATAESCTGGWVAQEITALAGSSDWFECGFVTYSNEAKARMLGVPAELFISDGAVSEPVVMAMAKGAVDNSRAVLSVSISGVAGPGGGTPQKPVGTVWMAWYFEGREVEARCFQFAGDRHAVRLSAVREALKGLIKQLNKNTV
- the csrA gene encoding carbon storage regulator CsrA encodes the protein MLILTRRVGETLMVGDDVTVTVLGVKGNQVRIGVNAPKDVSVHREEIYQRIQKEKEQDSE
- the moaD gene encoding molybdopterin converting factor subunit 1, whose translation is MTLCYFAGLRDVLGVDREAVELPEQVQTVADLMMYLGSLRGDKWQSALASKLICTAVNQEICSRDKAITPGDEVAFFPPVTGG
- a CDS encoding CBS domain-containing protein, with the protein product MNTRTEMVAGDIMSQDLLTVSEHWSIQTLIDFFNRHKVTGAPVLSSKREFIGVVSLSDILTFDGNPSHSMNENPTTQYYYNTLEGFSPDELGLSDGDQHKNHLVAEIMTRSIISASDTTPVTELAETMHSRGVHRIFITRDEKICGAVSTLDILKLLSGIKLYHTENSTQADQAAV
- a CDS encoding aspartate kinase; this encodes MALYVQKYGGTSVGTVERIQGVADKVKGFREAGHDIVVVVSAMSGETNRLIGLAKEMQEQPSPREMDVLVSTGEQVTIALLCMALEARGVSARSYTGGQVKILTDDVHMKARIQDIEVDGMRADLQQGRVVVVAGFQGVDPDGNITTLGRGGSDTTGVALAAALKADECQIYTDVDGVYTTDPRVVEGAQRMDKITFEEMLEMASLGSKVLQIRSVEFAGKYNVPLRVLHSFQDGPGTLITTEEDDTVEKPVISGIAFNRDEAKLTVLGVPDIPGVASRILGPISRANIEVDMILQNVAADKSTDFTFTVHRNDFAAAHDILLKIKDELGAREIVGNNKIAKVSIVGVGMRSHAGVASKMFDTLAGDNINIQMISTSEIKVSVVIAEKYLELAVRGLHSAFDLDAADTVSE